In one window of Gemmatimonadetes bacterium SCN 70-22 DNA:
- a CDS encoding 1-deoxy-D-xylulose-5-phosphate synthase, which produces MMSILERLASPADLRHLSRDELRALAAEMRARLIDVCSRTGGHIGAGLGVVELSIALHYVFETPRDQLVWDVGHQGYPHKLLTGRNDRMETLRQEGGLSGFLKRSESEYDTFGAGHAATSISAALGIAAGRDLQGDDYKVVAIIGDGSLTSGLAYEGLNNAGHSDRDVVVVLNDNEMSIAPNVGAMSRYLTQVQRNPLYNRLRDRIGGFVGAHEALNTLVRKWEESVKSFLTPGVLFEELGFRYFGPLDGHDLDALIDTFEVVRERGGPRLVHVVTQKGRGFPAGEHVEKWHALPPGHDPATGKPLKASSANPAYTAVFGKGLSELMSERTDVVAITAAMPSGTGTGVVAKAHPSRFFDVGIAEGHAVTFAAGLATRGIRPVAAIYSTFLQRAYDNVIHDVALQSLPVVFCMDRAGVVGEDGETHMGLYDIAYMLAVPNMTVTAPKDGTEMLALLRAGVSQDRGPFCLRYPRDAAPDLVPPMREIAATPHATWEVLRRGSDGVAILAVGTMVHPSLDAAESLGAEGLDVTVVNCRYLKPHDEGTLAELLTGHRTLLVVEEGTVANGFGAYLAAIVERQEPAVRVVAHGVPDRIVVAASRTRQLALCGLDVAGIAARVRALHESEALAG; this is translated from the coding sequence ATCATGTCTATCCTCGAACGTCTCGCCTCACCTGCCGACCTCCGCCACCTCTCGCGCGACGAACTGCGCGCGCTGGCCGCGGAGATGCGCGCACGCCTGATCGACGTCTGCTCGCGGACCGGAGGCCACATCGGGGCGGGACTGGGGGTGGTGGAGCTCTCCATCGCGCTGCATTACGTGTTCGAGACGCCGCGTGACCAGCTGGTCTGGGACGTGGGGCACCAGGGGTACCCGCACAAGCTCCTCACCGGGCGCAACGACCGGATGGAGACCCTGCGGCAGGAGGGGGGGCTGTCGGGCTTCCTCAAGCGGAGCGAGAGCGAGTACGACACCTTCGGCGCCGGGCACGCGGCCACGTCGATCTCCGCGGCGCTCGGCATCGCCGCCGGGCGTGACCTCCAGGGCGACGACTACAAGGTGGTGGCCATCATCGGCGACGGGTCGTTGACCAGCGGGCTCGCCTACGAGGGCTTGAACAACGCTGGCCATTCCGATCGTGACGTCGTCGTGGTGCTCAACGACAACGAGATGTCGATCGCGCCCAACGTCGGGGCGATGTCGCGCTACCTCACGCAGGTGCAACGCAATCCGCTGTACAACCGCCTGCGCGACCGGATCGGCGGGTTCGTCGGGGCCCACGAGGCGCTCAACACGCTCGTACGAAAGTGGGAAGAGAGCGTCAAGTCGTTCCTGACGCCCGGCGTCCTCTTCGAGGAGCTCGGCTTCCGCTATTTCGGCCCCCTCGACGGCCACGACCTGGACGCGCTGATCGACACCTTCGAGGTGGTGCGCGAGCGGGGCGGTCCGCGCCTGGTGCACGTCGTCACGCAGAAGGGGAGGGGATTCCCCGCCGGGGAGCACGTGGAGAAGTGGCACGCCCTCCCGCCGGGGCACGACCCCGCGACGGGGAAGCCGCTCAAGGCCTCGTCGGCGAACCCGGCGTACACCGCGGTGTTCGGCAAGGGGCTCAGCGAGTTGATGAGCGAGCGCACCGACGTGGTGGCGATCACCGCCGCCATGCCCAGTGGCACGGGGACGGGCGTGGTCGCCAAGGCACACCCCTCGCGCTTCTTCGACGTCGGGATCGCCGAGGGGCACGCCGTCACGTTCGCCGCGGGGCTGGCCACCCGGGGGATTCGTCCCGTGGCGGCGATCTACTCCACCTTCCTGCAGCGGGCGTACGACAACGTGATCCATGACGTGGCGCTGCAGTCGCTCCCGGTCGTGTTCTGCATGGATCGCGCGGGGGTGGTCGGCGAGGACGGCGAGACGCACATGGGGCTCTACGACATCGCCTACATGCTGGCGGTCCCCAACATGACCGTCACCGCCCCGAAGGACGGGACGGAGATGCTGGCCCTGCTGCGGGCCGGCGTGTCGCAGGACCGCGGGCCCTTCTGCCTCCGTTACCCGCGTGACGCCGCCCCCGACCTCGTGCCCCCGATGCGCGAGATCGCGGCCACGCCCCACGCCACGTGGGAAGTGCTCCGCCGCGGGAGCGACGGCGTGGCCATCCTTGCCGTCGGGACGATGGTCCATCCCTCGCTCGATGCCGCCGAATCGTTAGGCGCGGAGGGGCTCGATGTCACGGTCGTGAACTGCCGCTACCTCAAGCCCCATGACGAGGGGACGCTCGCCGAGCTGCTGACGGGGCACCGGACGCTCCTCGTCGTCGAGGAAGGGACGGTCGCCAACGGCTTCGGCGCCTATCTCGCCGCCATCGTGGAGCGGCAGGAGCCGGCGGTGCGGGTGGTGGCGCACGGGGTCCCCGACCGCATCGTCGTCGCGGCGTCGCGCACGCGGCAGCTGGCTCTGTGCGGCCTCGACGTCGCCGGCATCGCGGCGCGCGTGCGGGCCCTCCACGAGAGCGAGGCGCTCGCCGGGTGA
- a CDS encoding DNA repair protein RecN produces the protein MLTELRIRNVAILESVALPLRPGFNVLSGETGAGKSIIVEALGLLLGERGSADLVRGGADKASVEGVFDAGTRPDVLATLDGRGVEVEDGLVVLRREISSGGRSRAWINGSTVTTGILAEVGRALVNIHGQHESQTLLDPDVQRSVLDAFGGATAQGARVTEAFDALAQVRTQVATLSSRRSDAERRADYLRHVVRELEEARLVVGEEGRLDEEVRRLSHVEELRAHAVHLREAIDGDDESALRRLGAAQRALGAAARLDPTLGPLQEMLDAAFVQLEELAREVADYEGRLDADPGRLAELERRRDLVFRLTRKHGGSVEAALATLRESQGELDLVDTAGLDLGVLAQREAQLAAALAREATALSQSRAAAARALERAVDGVFPDLGLADGRLTVALTPRTEVGRNGAEEVEYRVALNVGLEARALARVASGGELARVMLALKTILARLDGVPTLIFDEVDAGIGGRVGLCVGDTMRKVAEHHQVLAITHLPQIAARAHHHIVVSKGARGGVTTADLRVVDGEARVTEIARMLGGDPESDASRAHARELLEAAASAPPRATPAVPGKGRARARRNAGRNE, from the coding sequence ATGCTGACGGAACTGCGCATCCGCAACGTCGCCATCCTCGAGTCGGTCGCGCTTCCGCTCCGGCCCGGCTTCAACGTCCTGTCGGGGGAGACGGGAGCGGGGAAGTCCATCATCGTCGAGGCGCTGGGGCTCCTGCTGGGCGAGCGGGGGAGCGCCGACCTGGTGCGCGGCGGGGCCGACAAGGCGAGTGTCGAAGGGGTCTTCGACGCCGGCACGCGCCCCGATGTGCTTGCCACCCTCGACGGGCGCGGGGTCGAGGTCGAGGACGGGCTCGTCGTCCTGCGACGGGAGATCTCCAGCGGCGGCCGGAGCCGCGCGTGGATCAACGGCTCCACCGTCACGACCGGGATCCTGGCCGAAGTGGGGCGCGCGCTCGTCAACATCCACGGGCAGCACGAGTCGCAGACCTTGCTCGATCCCGACGTGCAGCGGAGCGTGCTGGATGCCTTCGGCGGGGCGACGGCACAGGGCGCGCGGGTCACCGAGGCGTTCGATGCCCTGGCCCAGGTCCGCACGCAGGTCGCCACCCTGTCCTCGCGCCGTTCGGATGCCGAGCGCCGCGCCGATTACCTGCGGCACGTCGTCCGGGAACTCGAGGAGGCGCGACTCGTGGTCGGGGAGGAGGGGCGGCTCGACGAGGAGGTGCGTCGGCTCTCGCACGTGGAAGAGCTGCGCGCGCACGCCGTCCACCTCCGCGAAGCGATCGACGGCGACGACGAATCGGCGCTGCGCCGCCTGGGGGCGGCGCAGCGCGCGTTAGGCGCGGCCGCGCGCCTCGATCCCACCCTCGGCCCGCTGCAGGAGATGCTGGATGCCGCCTTCGTGCAGCTGGAGGAGCTCGCCCGTGAGGTGGCCGACTACGAGGGGCGGCTCGACGCCGATCCCGGGCGCCTGGCCGAGCTCGAGCGCCGCCGCGACCTCGTCTTCCGCCTCACGCGCAAGCATGGCGGGAGCGTGGAGGCGGCGTTGGCGACGCTGCGCGAGTCGCAGGGCGAGCTCGATCTCGTCGACACGGCCGGACTCGACCTCGGCGTGCTGGCGCAGCGCGAGGCGCAGCTCGCGGCCGCCCTCGCCCGCGAGGCCACCGCCCTCAGCCAGTCCCGCGCGGCGGCCGCACGCGCCCTCGAGCGCGCGGTCGACGGCGTCTTCCCCGACTTGGGGCTCGCCGACGGGCGACTCACGGTGGCGCTCACCCCGCGCACCGAGGTCGGGCGCAACGGGGCAGAGGAGGTGGAGTACCGCGTGGCGCTCAACGTGGGGCTCGAGGCACGGGCCCTGGCGCGCGTGGCATCGGGCGGCGAGCTGGCCCGTGTCATGCTCGCCCTCAAGACGATCCTGGCCCGGCTCGACGGCGTTCCGACGTTGATCTTCGACGAGGTCGACGCCGGGATCGGCGGACGCGTCGGCCTCTGTGTCGGCGACACGATGCGCAAGGTGGCGGAGCACCATCAGGTCCTGGCCATCACCCACCTCCCGCAGATCGCGGCGCGCGCCCACCACCACATCGTGGTGAGCAAGGGAGCCCGGGGCGGGGTGACCACGGCCGACCTGCGCGTGGTGGACGGCGAGGCGCGCGTCACCGAGATCGCCCGCATGTTGGGGGGGGACCCGGAGAGCGACGCGAGCCGGGCACACGCCCGCGAATTGCTGGAGGCAGCGGCCAGCGCCCCACCCCGGGCCACTCCTGCCGTCCCCGGCAAGGGGAGGGCGCGCGCCCGGCGGAACGCCGGACGGAACGAATGA
- a CDS encoding exodeoxyribonuclease VII small subunit translates to MATFEQVLARLEEIVEEMNRDQVPLDRALALFEEGIGHLRQATAELGRAEAAVKVLTERTDGVLEATALGE, encoded by the coding sequence ATGGCGACGTTCGAGCAGGTGCTGGCACGCCTCGAGGAGATCGTCGAGGAGATGAACCGCGACCAGGTCCCGCTGGATCGCGCGCTGGCGCTCTTCGAGGAAGGGATCGGCCACCTGCGCCAGGCCACGGCCGAGCTGGGGCGAGCCGAGGCGGCGGTGAAGGTGCTCACCGAGCGCACCGATGGTGTGCTGGAGGCGACCGCGCTCGGTGAGTGA
- a CDS encoding galactokinase, producing MVASAPGRVNLIGEHTDYNGGAVLPIAIAQRTWVAMGHSRDGESRAVSRERGEAGAWRHADARAAHAWWDYVAGALVAAEALGGGRGAREVAVASDVPMGAGLSSSASLEVATILAALALEGVPMDAAPAAAGGGAACTLREVALAAHRAESEFVGVACGIMDQFASALCREGHALHLRCDTQEARAVPFARGVLIVDTLAPRALVASAFNTRRAECDAALAILRTRDPGLRALARATPQALADARLPPPLDRRARHVVSENQRVHDFVQECAAGGMGERLGRLLNASHRSLRDDYECSSPELDWIVEHCVARVGIAGARLTGAGWGGCAIVVGEEEALRSVVPDLSHAFERAWGRAPRIWLTRPNAGARIEA from the coding sequence GTGGTCGCCTCGGCCCCCGGGCGGGTGAACCTCATCGGCGAGCACACCGACTACAACGGCGGCGCCGTCCTCCCGATTGCCATCGCCCAGCGCACGTGGGTGGCCATGGGGCACTCGCGCGACGGCGAGTCGCGGGCCGTCTCGCGCGAGCGCGGGGAGGCGGGGGCGTGGCGCCACGCCGATGCCAGGGCGGCTCACGCGTGGTGGGACTACGTGGCCGGGGCGCTGGTGGCCGCCGAAGCGTTAGGCGGCGGGCGCGGCGCGCGCGAGGTCGCGGTGGCGAGCGACGTCCCGATGGGGGCCGGGCTCTCGTCGTCGGCGTCGCTGGAGGTGGCCACCATCCTCGCCGCCCTCGCCCTCGAGGGAGTCCCGATGGACGCCGCCCCGGCTGCGGCGGGTGGCGGTGCCGCGTGCACCCTGCGCGAAGTGGCGCTGGCGGCCCACCGCGCCGAGTCCGAGTTCGTCGGCGTCGCCTGCGGGATCATGGACCAGTTCGCGAGCGCGCTGTGCCGCGAGGGGCACGCGTTGCACCTCCGGTGCGACACGCAGGAGGCGCGGGCCGTCCCCTTCGCGCGCGGCGTCCTCATCGTCGACACGCTGGCCCCCCGCGCCCTCGTCGCGTCGGCCTTCAACACCCGTCGCGCCGAGTGCGATGCGGCCCTCGCCATCCTGCGCACGCGCGATCCCGGGCTGCGGGCGCTCGCGCGCGCGACGCCGCAGGCGCTGGCCGACGCCCGGCTCCCGCCCCCGCTCGACCGCCGGGCGCGGCACGTGGTGAGCGAGAACCAGCGGGTGCACGACTTCGTGCAGGAGTGCGCGGCCGGGGGGATGGGCGAGCGCCTGGGGCGCCTCTTGAACGCGTCGCACCGGTCGCTGCGCGACGACTACGAGTGCTCCTCCCCCGAACTCGACTGGATCGTGGAGCACTGCGTGGCCCGCGTGGGGATCGCCGGGGCCCGGTTGACCGGGGCGGGATGGGGCGGGTGCGCGATCGTGGTGGGGGAGGAGGAGGCGCTGCGCAGCGTCGTCCCGGACCTCTCCCATGCCTTCGAGCGGGCGTGGGGGCGTGCCCCTCGTATCTGGCTCACCCGGCCGAACGCCGGCGCACGGATCGAGGCGTAG
- a CDS encoding aspartate-semialdehyde dehydrogenase, producing MSRSSLKPAHKWPVAVLGATGAVGQTFIRLLQGHPWFEVTDVAASERSAGKTYAEATRWIEGAMPSEVAGLTVSACDPSQVRARIVFSALDANVAGEVEARFARAGALVLSNAKNYRMEPDVPLVIPEVNAPHLALLEGQRRARGFAPGGGIVTNANCAATVATVALAPLHQAFGIEKVFVTTMQAVSGAGYPGVPSLDILGNVIPYIGDEEPKIEREINKMLGTLHHGAVAFAPFAVSAHANRVATENGHLVCLSVGFGRRVSAPEASEALGAWRGCAEARGLPSAPESPLVVTDAVDRPQTRRDVGAGRGMTVTVGRVRPDPILDVKLVALGHNTIRGAAGGSILNAELLAAQGAIDAA from the coding sequence ATGTCGCGTTCCTCGTTGAAGCCGGCCCACAAGTGGCCGGTCGCGGTGCTGGGTGCCACCGGGGCCGTCGGTCAGACCTTCATTCGCCTCCTCCAGGGCCACCCGTGGTTCGAGGTGACCGACGTCGCCGCCTCCGAGCGCTCGGCGGGAAAGACCTACGCCGAGGCGACGCGCTGGATCGAGGGGGCCATGCCGTCCGAGGTGGCGGGGTTGACGGTCTCCGCCTGCGACCCGTCGCAGGTCAGGGCCCGTATCGTCTTCTCCGCGCTCGACGCGAACGTCGCCGGTGAGGTCGAAGCCCGCTTTGCGCGCGCCGGGGCCCTCGTGCTCAGCAATGCGAAGAACTATCGCATGGAGCCCGACGTGCCGCTGGTGATTCCCGAGGTCAATGCCCCCCACCTGGCCCTGCTCGAGGGGCAGCGGCGCGCTCGCGGCTTTGCGCCTGGCGGCGGGATCGTGACCAACGCCAACTGCGCCGCGACGGTCGCCACGGTCGCGCTCGCCCCGCTGCACCAGGCGTTCGGCATCGAGAAGGTCTTCGTGACCACCATGCAGGCGGTCTCCGGCGCCGGCTATCCCGGGGTGCCGTCGCTCGACATCCTCGGCAACGTCATCCCGTACATCGGCGACGAGGAGCCGAAGATCGAGCGTGAGATCAACAAGATGCTGGGCACGCTGCACCACGGCGCCGTCGCGTTCGCCCCCTTCGCCGTCAGCGCGCACGCCAATCGCGTGGCCACGGAGAACGGGCACCTCGTCTGCCTCTCGGTCGGCTTCGGTCGCCGCGTATCGGCACCCGAGGCGTCCGAGGCGCTGGGCGCATGGCGCGGGTGTGCCGAGGCGCGCGGGCTCCCCTCGGCCCCCGAGTCCCCGCTCGTCGTCACCGACGCCGTCGATCGCCCGCAGACGCGCCGCGACGTCGGCGCCGGGCGAGGCATGACGGTCACCGTCGGGCGCGTGCGCCCGGATCCCATCCTCGACGTCAAGCTCGTCGCCCTCGGGCACAACACGATCCGCGGGGCCGCGGGCGGCTCGATCCTTAACGCCGAACTCCTCGCGGCGCAGGGGGCGATCGACGCCGCATGA
- a CDS encoding 2,3,4,5-tetrahydropyridine-2,6-dicarboxylate N-succinyltransferase codes for MSHPAHDALAARITALAATPAGTPLADDAEAVVAELLDRLERGEIRAARRDDAGRWQAVPWVKQGILVAFRAGRVVTLHPTEGGAFTFFDKHTLPTRRLTLDDGVRVVPGGSSIRRGAYVAPGVVCMPPMYINVGAHIGTGTMVDSHALIGSCAQVGERVHVSAAAQVGGVLEPVNAAPVVIEDEVIVGGNCGVYEGTVVRARAVLAAGVVLTRGTPVYDLVRETVYRGSGDAPLEIPAGAVVVPGARAVREGWGASLALSLQTPIIVKYRDDKTDLATTLEGWLR; via the coding sequence ATGAGTCACCCCGCGCACGACGCCCTCGCCGCTCGCATCACCGCCCTGGCCGCCACCCCGGCCGGCACCCCGCTCGCGGACGATGCCGAGGCGGTGGTGGCCGAGCTGCTCGATCGCCTCGAGCGCGGCGAGATCCGGGCGGCACGGCGCGATGACGCCGGACGCTGGCAGGCGGTCCCCTGGGTCAAGCAGGGGATCCTGGTCGCGTTCCGCGCCGGCCGGGTCGTCACGTTGCACCCGACGGAGGGGGGCGCCTTCACCTTCTTCGACAAGCACACACTCCCCACGCGTCGCCTCACCCTCGACGACGGCGTGCGCGTCGTCCCCGGGGGATCGTCCATCCGCCGGGGCGCCTACGTGGCGCCGGGGGTGGTCTGCATGCCGCCCATGTACATCAACGTCGGCGCCCACATCGGGACCGGGACGATGGTCGATTCGCACGCGCTGATCGGTTCGTGCGCCCAAGTGGGGGAGCGCGTCCACGTGAGTGCCGCCGCCCAGGTGGGCGGCGTGCTGGAGCCGGTGAACGCCGCCCCGGTCGTGATCGAGGACGAGGTCATCGTCGGCGGGAACTGCGGGGTCTACGAGGGCACCGTCGTGCGCGCGCGCGCCGTCCTCGCCGCCGGCGTCGTCCTGACGCGCGGGACCCCGGTGTACGACCTGGTGCGCGAGACGGTCTATCGCGGCTCGGGCGACGCGCCGCTCGAGATCCCGGCCGGCGCCGTCGTCGTCCCCGGGGCGCGGGCGGTGCGTGAGGGATGGGGCGCCTCGCTCGCCCTCTCGCTCCAGACGCCGATCATCGTCAAGTACCGCGACGACAAGACCGACCTGGCCACCACCCTCGAAGGGTGGCTGCGTTAG
- a CDS encoding cytidylate kinase has translation MAIAIDGPAASGKSSTAQWVAAELGFRHVDSGALYRAATAAALRTGLPASEWTPAWVLAQAQRVGLVPTETSFTPLVDGEPARDEIRSPEVTRHVSLVAQMQVVRGWVNAQVREVARSHDVVCDGRDMGTAVFPDAELKVFLVADPWERARRRLVQRLGRRPLDAEIAEETDRLVHRDAADATQTVQAKDAVLIDTTYLTQAEQVERIVALARATRSRRPD, from the coding sequence ATCGCCATCGCGATCGATGGCCCGGCGGCTTCGGGCAAGTCGTCCACCGCGCAGTGGGTGGCGGCAGAGCTCGGCTTCCGGCACGTCGATTCCGGGGCCCTCTATCGCGCCGCCACCGCCGCCGCCCTGCGCACCGGGCTCCCCGCCAGCGAGTGGACGCCGGCGTGGGTGCTCGCGCAGGCGCAACGGGTGGGGCTCGTTCCCACCGAGACCTCGTTCACCCCGCTCGTCGACGGCGAGCCGGCGAGGGACGAGATCCGGAGCCCGGAGGTGACGCGCCACGTCTCGCTCGTCGCGCAGATGCAGGTCGTCCGCGGGTGGGTCAACGCCCAGGTGCGCGAGGTGGCCCGGTCGCACGACGTCGTCTGCGACGGGCGCGACATGGGGACGGCGGTCTTCCCCGACGCGGAGCTCAAGGTCTTCCTGGTGGCCGACCCGTGGGAGCGCGCACGCCGACGGCTGGTACAGCGCCTCGGGCGTCGCCCGCTCGATGCCGAGATCGCCGAGGAGACCGACCGCCTGGTGCACCGCGACGCCGCCGACGCGACCCAGACCGTCCAGGCCAAGGACGCCGTCCTCATCGACACGACCTACCTGACGCAGGCCGAACAGGTGGAACGCATCGTGGCGCTGGCGCGCGCGACCCGGTCACGCCGCCCCGACTAG
- a CDS encoding 3-phosphoshikimate 1-carboxyvinyltransferase translates to MARVTDSVHGEVRVPGDKSVSHRALIFSAFASGTSRVRGILQSDDVKSTAGVLRTLGWAVPEVSAEMVIDGAGFTSRLPSPVSRLQCNNSGTTARLMAGVAAAQPFASTFVGDPSLSRRPMRRVSAPLEAMGARVEFPDGHDGLPMTIHGAPLRAIDWELPVASAQVKSAILLAGLCGRVPVRVREPAPTRDHTERMLAALGAGVTTRDGWIELQPADRLAPLDLDVPGDPSSAAFFVARALLADEGSLVVRHVLRSPFRDGFLHVVRRMGARIEEVRASTGSGERRDDLVVHAGSGLRAVAVGRDEVTSMIDEVPMLAVLAARAVGTTVVRGAEELRVKESDRIAAVVANLRAVGVEAEELPDGLVVHGTEAPLSGRVLTHADHRIAMAFGILGASRGCTITVDDPSCVAVSYPHFWEDLAHVAR, encoded by the coding sequence ATGGCGCGCGTGACCGACTCCGTGCACGGCGAGGTCCGCGTCCCGGGCGACAAGTCCGTCTCCCACCGCGCCCTGATCTTTTCCGCCTTCGCCAGCGGCACCTCGCGCGTGCGCGGCATCCTCCAGTCGGACGACGTCAAGTCCACGGCCGGCGTGCTGCGCACCCTGGGATGGGCAGTCCCCGAGGTGAGCGCGGAGATGGTCATCGACGGTGCCGGCTTCACCTCCCGTCTCCCGTCTCCCGTCTCCCGTCTCCAGTGCAACAACAGCGGCACCACCGCCCGCCTCATGGCCGGCGTCGCCGCGGCGCAGCCGTTCGCCAGCACCTTCGTGGGCGATCCCTCGCTCTCGCGCCGCCCCATGCGCCGCGTCTCGGCCCCGCTCGAGGCGATGGGCGCGCGCGTGGAGTTCCCGGACGGGCACGACGGGCTTCCCATGACCATCCACGGCGCCCCCCTCCGCGCGATCGACTGGGAACTCCCCGTGGCGAGCGCCCAGGTCAAGAGCGCCATCCTCCTCGCCGGGCTGTGCGGGCGCGTCCCCGTGCGGGTGCGCGAGCCCGCTCCCACGCGCGACCACACCGAGCGCATGCTCGCCGCGCTGGGGGCCGGTGTCACCACCCGCGACGGATGGATCGAGTTGCAGCCGGCGGATCGTCTCGCCCCGCTCGACCTCGACGTCCCGGGCGATCCCTCGTCGGCGGCCTTCTTCGTGGCCCGCGCCCTCCTGGCCGACGAGGGGAGCCTCGTGGTGCGGCACGTGCTGCGCTCCCCCTTCCGCGACGGCTTCCTGCACGTGGTCCGTCGCATGGGGGCGAGAATCGAGGAGGTGCGCGCCAGTACGGGGAGCGGCGAGCGGCGTGACGACCTCGTGGTGCACGCGGGGAGCGGACTGCGCGCCGTCGCCGTCGGGCGCGACGAGGTGACCTCGATGATCGACGAGGTCCCGATGCTCGCCGTCCTCGCCGCCCGCGCCGTCGGAACGACGGTGGTGCGCGGCGCCGAGGAGCTGCGCGTCAAGGAGAGCGACCGGATCGCGGCCGTCGTCGCCAACCTTCGCGCCGTCGGCGTCGAGGCGGAGGAGCTCCCCGACGGACTCGTGGTCCACGGGACCGAGGCCCCGTTGAGCGGACGCGTGCTCACGCACGCGGACCACCGGATCGCCATGGCCTTCGGCATCCTGGGGGCATCGCGCGGCTGCACCATCACCGTCGACGATCCGTCGTGCGTGGCCGTCTCGTACCCGCACTTCTGGGAAGACCTCGCCCATGTCGCCCGTTAG
- a CDS encoding 4-hydroxy-tetrahydrodipicolinate synthase, producing MSMRPLSGCGTALVTPFTREGRVDERALRALVEWQVGEGVHFLVPCGSTGEAATLTAEEHARVVAITAEQVAGRVPVVAGAGSNDTQKAIALSHAMRDAGATHLLHVSPMYNKPQQRGIVAHFRAIADAVELPIVVYNVPGRTASNIEARTALELAAIPGVVAIKEASGNLGQIGELLRERPASFAVLSGDDALTLPVMALGGEGVISVVSNATPRRMVALVEACAAGDFGAARGLHRQLLPWMTAAFVEANPAPVKAALAMMGRIENRLRLPLVPLAEQLHATVHAALVTAGAMAS from the coding sequence GTGAGCATGCGTCCATTGTCCGGGTGCGGGACCGCACTGGTCACGCCGTTCACGCGCGAGGGGCGCGTCGACGAGCGCGCCCTGCGCGCCCTGGTGGAATGGCAGGTCGGCGAGGGGGTGCACTTCCTGGTCCCGTGCGGATCGACGGGCGAGGCGGCGACCCTCACCGCCGAGGAGCACGCGCGGGTCGTGGCCATCACCGCCGAGCAGGTCGCGGGGAGGGTTCCGGTGGTCGCCGGCGCCGGGTCCAACGACACGCAGAAGGCGATCGCCCTCTCGCACGCCATGCGCGACGCCGGGGCCACGCACCTCCTGCACGTCTCACCGATGTACAACAAGCCGCAGCAGCGCGGGATCGTGGCGCACTTCCGCGCCATTGCCGATGCCGTCGAGCTCCCGATCGTCGTGTACAACGTTCCCGGGCGCACCGCGAGCAACATCGAGGCGCGCACCGCGCTCGAACTGGCCGCGATCCCCGGGGTCGTGGCCATCAAGGAGGCCTCGGGAAACCTGGGGCAGATCGGCGAGCTCCTGCGCGAGCGTCCCGCCTCGTTCGCCGTCCTCTCCGGCGACGACGCCCTCACCCTCCCGGTGATGGCGCTGGGCGGCGAGGGGGTGATCTCCGTGGTGAGCAATGCGACCCCGCGCCGCATGGTCGCGCTGGTCGAGGCCTGTGCCGCCGGCGACTTCGGCGCGGCGCGGGGGCTCCATCGCCAGCTCCTGCCGTGGATGACGGCCGCGTTCGTCGAGGCCAACCCGGCCCCCGTGAAGGCCGCCCTCGCCATGATGGGACGGATCGAGAACCGCCTTCGCCTCCCCCTGGTTCCGCTGGCCGAGCAGCTGCACGCCACCGTCCACGCGGCGCTCGTCACGGCGGGCGCCATGGCATCATGA